The Arctopsyche grandis isolate Sample6627 chromosome 10, ASM5162203v2, whole genome shotgun sequence genome window below encodes:
- the Dyrk2 gene encoding dual-specificity tyrosine phosphorylation-regulated kinase 2 — YLLCFSEVLKAYGGRLTEYERAEVDKFPEVWFLGLDAAKVLGRPGAPLNSGYDDDNGSYNKVAHDHICYRYEILEVIGKGSFGQVIRALDHRTNQHVAIKIIRNKKRFHHQALIEVRILDHLRAKDKDGVHNVIHMLDYFYFRNHLCISFELMSINLYELIKKNNYQGFSLSLIRRFANSLLKCLRLLQAENIIHCDLKPENILLKQRGSSSIKVIDFGSSCYTHQRVYTYIQSRFYRSPEVILGLSYGAPIDMWSLGCILAELYTGYPLFPGENEVEQLACIMEVLGLPPDDVIVSASRRRLFFDSKGNPRCIINSKGRKRKPGSKMLSTVIRCEDTLFIDFIGKCLEWDPKKRITPDQASKHEWVQTSQVKTPCSQQPPSPLGAPHLPPLHAKVEAPNGAAPPAPAPRHKVEPPAFQRAPDALVNKSSAMTNSVSDLESAHQYSLYRLYHGKKTLAKLGAGNSVHQHGAMHHSQSTGDVSAMFGQA; from the exons tatttgttgtgTTTCTCAGAGGTCCTGAAGGCATATGGAGGTCGCTTAACAGAGTATGAACGAGCCGAAGTGGATAAGTTTCCAGAAGTTTGGTTTTTGGGTTTGGACGCGGCAAAAGTCCTAGGCAGACCTGGTGCTCCACTGAACTCTGGCTACGATGACGACAACGGAAGTTATAACAAG gTTGCACACGATCACATCTGCTATCGGTATGAGATCCTGGAAGTCATCGGCAAGGGAAGTTTCGGTCAGGTGATACGCGCCCTGGACCACCGCACCAATCAGCACGTGGCCATCAAGATCATCCGCAACAAGAAGAGGTTCCATCATCAGGCCCTGATCGAGGTGCGCATCCTGGACCATCTCAGAGCCAAGGACAAGGATGGCGTCCACAACGTCATCCACATGCTGGACTACTTCTACTTCCGAAACCATCTGTGCATCAGCTTCGAGCTCATGAG TATAAATTTGTACGAGTTAATCAAGAAGAACAACTATCAAGGATTCAGTCTGAGTTTGATCAGGAGGTTCGCCAATTCGTTGCTGAAATGTTTGAGGCTATTGCAAGCCGAAAATATCATACACTGCGATTTGAAGCCT gaaaatATACTGTTGAAGCAAAGAGGCAGTAGTTCCATTAAAGTGATCGATTTTGGAAGCTCGTGTTACACTCATCAGAGGGTTTATACGTACATCCAATCGAGATTTTACAGATCGCCTGAAGTTATTTTGGGACTTTCGTATGGAGCACCTATTGATATGTGGAGTTTAG GTTGTATTTTGGCCGAGCTATACACCGGATATCCGCTATTTCCAGGTGAAAATGAAGTAGAACAATTGGCCTGTATTATGGAAGTGCTTGGCCTACCGCCGGATGATGTTATCGTTTCGGCTTCCAGAAGAAGACTTTTCTTTG ATTCGAAAGGAAATCCGCGTTGTATTATTAACAGTAAGGGAAGGAAGAGGAAACCTGGTTCGAAGATGTTGTCGACGGTTATCAGATGCGAAGATACGCTCTTCATTGACTTCATTGGAAAATGCTTAGA ATGGGATCCGAAGAAGCGCATCACGCCAGACCAAGCTAGCAAGCACGAGTGGGTGCAAACGTCCCAGGTGAAGACACCATGCAGCCAACAGCCTCCGAGTCCTCTGGGAGCTCCCCACCTGCCCCCACTGCATGCCAAGGTGGAGGCTCCGAACGGagcggcgcccccagcgcctgcGCCCCGCCACAAAGTCGAACCACCAGCCTTCCAGAGGGCCCCCGACGCTCTAGTCAACAAATCAAGCGCGATGACGAACAGCGTCAGCGACTTGGAATCGGCCCACCAGTACTCGCTCTACCGACTCTATCACGGTAAGAAGACCCTGGCGAAGCTCGGAGCCGGCAACAGCGTGCATCAGCATGGTGCCATGCACCATTCGCAATCCACTGGCGACGTGTCCGCCATGTTTGGCCAGGCGTGA